The Streptomyces albofaciens JCM 4342 genome has a segment encoding these proteins:
- a CDS encoding enoyl-CoA hydratase/isomerase family protein — protein MTVNFEVAEGVGTIRLDRPPMNALDVATQDRLRELAEEATRRDDVRAVVVWGGEKVFAAGADIKEMQNMDHTAMVERSKALQDSFTAIARIPKPVVAAVTGYALGGGCELALCADFRIAADNAKLGQPEILLGLIPGAGGTQRLARLVGPSKAKDLIFTGRQVRADEALSIGLVDRVVPAAEVYEQAHAWAARLAAGPAIALRAAKEAVDAGLETDIDTGLTIERTWFAGLFATEDRATGMRSFVEEGPGKAKFR, from the coding sequence ATGACTGTGAACTTCGAGGTCGCCGAGGGCGTCGGCACCATCCGCCTGGACCGCCCGCCGATGAACGCACTGGACGTCGCCACCCAGGACCGGCTGCGCGAGCTGGCCGAGGAGGCCACCCGGCGCGACGACGTGCGCGCCGTCGTCGTCTGGGGCGGCGAGAAGGTCTTCGCCGCCGGCGCGGACATCAAGGAAATGCAGAACATGGACCACACGGCCATGGTCGAGCGTTCCAAGGCCCTTCAGGACTCCTTCACCGCCATCGCGCGCATCCCCAAGCCGGTGGTCGCCGCCGTCACCGGGTACGCGCTCGGCGGCGGCTGCGAGCTGGCGCTGTGCGCCGACTTCCGGATCGCCGCCGACAACGCCAAGCTCGGCCAGCCGGAGATCCTGCTCGGCCTGATCCCGGGCGCCGGCGGCACCCAGCGGCTGGCCCGGCTCGTCGGCCCGTCCAAGGCCAAGGACCTGATCTTCACCGGCCGCCAGGTCCGTGCCGACGAGGCGCTGTCCATCGGCCTGGTGGACCGCGTCGTACCGGCCGCCGAGGTCTACGAGCAGGCGCACGCCTGGGCGGCCCGGCTCGCGGCGGGTCCCGCCATCGCCCTGCGGGCCGCCAAGGAGGCCGTGGACGCGGGCCTGGAGACCGACATCGACACCGGCCTGACGATCGAACGCACCTGGTTCGCCGGGCTCTTCGCCACCGAGGACCGGGCGACCGGCATGCGCAGCTTCGTGGAGGAGGGGCCGGGCAAGGCCAAGTTCCGCTGA
- a CDS encoding L,D-transpeptidase: MTAAALALAVLTAAAALAGCGLPDAVTGGKPRSPEEAIRVSPDDGAKDVRPSDRVVVRVPDGRLERVAVSRVEDAGSTPVPGRIAPDGLSWRPSGHARLVPAARYTVDAVALDGHGRRSARHTTFTTYVPPHRLVGFFTPEHGATVGTGMIVSLEFNRPVADRAAVERAVSVTARPATRVTGHWFGARRLDFRPRTRWRPGTEVTMELRLRGVRAAPGVLGTQRKTVRFRIGRDQTSRVDAAAHTMTVWRGRRRLATLPVTAGGPGSPTYNGKMVILERHPVTRMDGDTVGFGGEYDIPDVPHALRLTTSGTFLHGNYWAPPRTFGGTNTSHGCIGLRDTQGGGPDTPAGWFYERSLVGDVVEVVNSRDRTVAPDNGLGGWNMPWQMWRAGSALR, from the coding sequence GTGACGGCCGCCGCCCTGGCCCTCGCCGTCCTGACGGCAGCGGCGGCGCTGGCCGGCTGCGGGCTTCCCGACGCGGTGACCGGGGGCAAACCGCGCTCCCCCGAGGAGGCGATCCGGGTGTCGCCGGACGACGGCGCGAAGGACGTACGGCCCAGCGACCGCGTCGTGGTGCGGGTGCCGGACGGGCGTCTGGAACGGGTCGCGGTCAGCCGGGTCGAGGACGCCGGCAGTACGCCGGTGCCGGGCCGGATCGCCCCGGACGGCCTGAGCTGGCGCCCGTCCGGGCACGCCCGCCTGGTCCCGGCCGCCCGGTACACGGTGGACGCGGTGGCGCTGGACGGGCACGGCCGCCGCTCCGCCCGGCACACCACCTTCACCACGTACGTGCCCCCGCACCGCCTCGTGGGCTTCTTCACGCCCGAGCACGGCGCCACCGTCGGCACCGGCATGATCGTCTCGCTGGAGTTCAACCGGCCGGTCGCCGACCGGGCGGCCGTCGAGCGCGCCGTCTCGGTCACCGCCCGGCCCGCCACCAGGGTCACCGGGCACTGGTTCGGCGCCCGCCGCCTCGACTTCCGGCCGCGCACCCGCTGGCGGCCCGGTACGGAGGTCACGATGGAGCTGCGGCTGCGCGGCGTACGGGCGGCGCCCGGCGTGCTCGGCACCCAGCGCAAGACGGTCCGGTTCAGGATCGGCCGGGATCAGACCAGCCGGGTTGACGCGGCGGCGCACACGATGACGGTGTGGCGCGGCCGCCGTCGGCTGGCGACGCTCCCGGTGACCGCCGGCGGTCCCGGCAGTCCCACGTACAACGGGAAGATGGTGATCCTGGAACGGCACCCGGTGACCCGCATGGACGGGGACACGGTCGGGTTCGGCGGCGAGTACGACATCCCGGACGTGCCGCACGCCCTGCGCCTGACCACCTCGGGAACGTTCCTGCACGGCAACTACTGGGCGCCTCCGCGCACCTTCGGCGGCACCAACACCAGCCACGGCTGCATCGGGCTCCGGGACACCCAGGGCGGCGGCCCCGACACCCCGGCCGGCTGGTTCTACGAACGCTCGCTGGTCGGGGACGTGGTGGAGGTCGTGAACTCCCGGGACCGGACGGTGGCGCCGGACAACGGGCTCGGTGGCTGGAACATGCCGTGGCAGATGTGGCGCGCGGGCTCCGCGCTGCGGTGA
- a CDS encoding L,D-transpeptidase: MLALLLAALLILVTACGGGDEDKRGGTDPEKQPSRASVTITPKDGAKEVATDGALKVSAARGRLTSVKVVDDKGAPVAGKLSGGSVWRPTGKLRAATTYKVDAVAVDDQLRESARHATFTTLVPKNTFVGRYTPEDGQTVGVGMPVSVNFTRGITDPKRIEQAIKVTAQPAVPIASHWFGNDRLDFRPEKYWKPGTKVTVSMDLKGVEGRPGVYGTQSKRISFTIGRSQISTVDVKAKEMTVVRDGKKIKTIPITAGGPGTETYNGQMVISEKHEVTRMNGETVGFGGEYDIADVPHAMRLSTSGTFIHGNYWSGRSTFGSRNASHGCVGLYDQRGGGDSSTPAAWFYANSLIGDVVTVKNSHDETIAPDNGLNVWNMSWEKWRSGR, from the coding sequence ATGCTCGCGCTGCTGCTGGCGGCGCTGCTGATACTGGTCACCGCCTGCGGGGGCGGTGACGAGGACAAGCGCGGCGGGACCGATCCGGAGAAGCAGCCCTCCCGGGCCAGCGTAACGATCACGCCCAAGGACGGCGCCAAGGAGGTGGCCACCGACGGCGCCCTGAAGGTCAGCGCCGCACGGGGCCGGCTGACCTCGGTCAAGGTCGTGGACGACAAGGGCGCCCCGGTCGCGGGCAAGCTGAGCGGCGGCTCGGTCTGGCGGCCCACCGGCAAGCTGCGCGCCGCCACCACGTACAAGGTCGACGCCGTCGCGGTCGACGACCAGCTGCGCGAGTCGGCCCGGCACGCGACGTTCACCACCCTGGTGCCCAAGAACACCTTCGTCGGCCGGTACACCCCCGAGGACGGCCAGACCGTCGGCGTCGGCATGCCGGTCTCCGTCAACTTCACCCGGGGCATAACGGACCCGAAGCGGATCGAGCAGGCGATCAAGGTCACGGCGCAGCCCGCGGTGCCGATCGCGAGCCACTGGTTCGGCAACGACCGCCTCGACTTCCGCCCGGAGAAGTACTGGAAGCCCGGCACCAAGGTCACGGTCAGCATGGACCTCAAGGGCGTCGAGGGCCGGCCCGGCGTCTACGGCACGCAGAGCAAGCGCATATCCTTCACGATCGGCCGCAGCCAGATCAGCACGGTCGACGTCAAGGCGAAGGAGATGACCGTCGTCCGCGACGGCAAGAAGATCAAGACGATCCCGATCACCGCGGGCGGGCCGGGCACCGAGACCTACAACGGCCAGATGGTGATCAGCGAGAAGCACGAGGTCACCCGCATGAACGGGGAGACCGTCGGCTTCGGCGGCGAGTACGACATCGCCGACGTGCCGCACGCGATGCGGCTGTCCACCTCCGGCACGTTCATCCACGGCAACTACTGGTCCGGCCGCTCGACGTTCGGCTCCCGCAACGCCAGCCACGGCTGTGTCGGCCTCTACGACCAGCGCGGCGGCGGCGACAGCTCGACCCCGGCCGCCTGGTTCTACGCCAACTCGCTCATCGGCGACGTGGTCACGGTCAAGAACTCCCACGACGAGACCATCGCGCCGGACAACGGCCTGAACGTGTGGAACATGTCCTGGGAGAAGTGGCGCTCCGGCCGGTAG